In Chitinophaga sp. HK235, a single window of DNA contains:
- a CDS encoding family 10 glycosylhydrolase translates to MDKRHFIKALGIGGLALAKPSLPASAATAQKPQSMEKIGVQHRVWINPDPKEKAADLQKRYATYRQAGITDLFFEADSEVHFRAAKANGIKAHRWMWTMNRGEKELLASHPEWYAVNRKGESCSNHPPYVDYYRWLCPSKPEVVNYLKSQVQQFLSKDYVDGIHLDYVRFCDVILPVNLWGNYGIDQSRELPEYDFCYCNDCRSAYKSAYGKDPLELEHPDQSPSWRKFRYDRVTNVVKNLAQVAQQHKKPISAAVFPTPEIAKRIVRQDWTNWPLNAVMPMIYHGFYRENITWIGDAVAEGVKTLHGAFPLYAGLFLPDFHNNYNDLREAVKLAIDNGAAGVSIFGTVTPEVLQVLGESV, encoded by the coding sequence ATGGATAAACGTCATTTCATCAAAGCATTAGGCATCGGAGGACTTGCCCTTGCCAAACCATCGCTGCCAGCCAGCGCCGCTACTGCCCAAAAGCCGCAGTCAATGGAAAAAATCGGTGTACAACACCGTGTATGGATCAACCCTGATCCAAAAGAAAAAGCAGCCGATCTGCAAAAACGTTATGCCACTTACCGCCAGGCCGGTATCACCGATCTGTTTTTTGAAGCAGACAGCGAAGTACACTTCAGAGCTGCCAAAGCCAACGGCATCAAAGCACATCGCTGGATGTGGACCATGAACCGCGGAGAAAAAGAACTGCTGGCTAGTCACCCGGAGTGGTACGCCGTCAACCGGAAAGGCGAATCCTGTTCCAACCACCCACCTTATGTGGACTACTACCGCTGGTTATGTCCGAGTAAACCGGAAGTAGTGAACTACCTCAAATCGCAGGTACAACAGTTCCTTTCCAAGGATTATGTGGATGGTATCCATCTGGATTATGTCCGCTTCTGTGATGTGATCCTGCCGGTAAACTTGTGGGGGAACTACGGCATCGACCAGTCCAGAGAGCTGCCGGAATACGATTTCTGTTACTGCAACGATTGCCGCAGCGCTTATAAATCCGCTTACGGCAAAGATCCGCTGGAGCTGGAACATCCGGACCAGAGTCCTTCCTGGCGCAAGTTCCGCTACGACCGCGTTACCAATGTGGTAAAAAACCTGGCGCAGGTGGCACAGCAGCATAAAAAACCTATTTCAGCCGCAGTATTTCCAACACCGGAAATTGCCAAACGTATTGTAAGGCAAGACTGGACCAACTGGCCGCTGAATGCCGTTATGCCGATGATCTATCACGGGTTCTACCGGGAAAATATTACCTGGATAGGAGATGCTGTAGCAGAAGGGGTTAAAACACTGCATGGTGCATTTCCTCTGTATGCAGGGCTTTTCCTGCCTGACTTCCATAATAACTACAATGATCTGAGGGAAGCGGTGAAACTGGCTATTGATAACGGAGCCGCCGGGGTTTCGATCTTCGGCACAGTGACGCCGGAAGTATTACAGGTATTGGGAGAGAGCGTGTAG
- a CDS encoding carbohydrate-binding family 9-like protein, with translation MSRSNHYPCKAFIRATTAFCSLIMCITAKGQTFSESFKPFTGTPRHYICYQTNDSISIDGKLSETAWQQVPWTDDFTDIEGNAKPKPPLRTQVKMMWDQHYLYIAAVMQEPHIWATLKEHDAIIFQDNDFEVFIDPDGDTHQYFELEINAYNTIMDLFMNKPYRNGGNALLNWDTKGVKTAVHINGTLNQPNDEDKEWTVEIAIPFNALRFFNDVRRPSDSTIWRINFSRVEWDTKVEDNQYVKLKKPENNWVWSPQEIINMHAPERWGYLQFSTQSTGGKRVNFQMPATEPAKRYLWHIYHQQLQYRQRHGKFATSLQELKVPAKQTTTDGAVYSLQMEGISSQFNAGIQGNTFNGIIRINQEGRITTERK, from the coding sequence ATGTCAAGATCAAACCATTACCCATGCAAGGCGTTCATCCGTGCCACTACCGCTTTTTGCAGTCTCATCATGTGTATCACCGCTAAGGGACAGACTTTTTCAGAATCCTTCAAACCATTTACCGGAACACCACGCCATTACATCTGTTATCAAACCAATGACAGCATTTCCATTGATGGCAAACTGTCTGAAACAGCCTGGCAGCAAGTGCCCTGGACTGATGACTTCACCGACATTGAAGGAAATGCCAAACCCAAACCACCGCTGCGCACCCAGGTGAAAATGATGTGGGACCAGCACTACCTCTACATTGCAGCCGTCATGCAGGAGCCCCATATCTGGGCCACACTGAAAGAACATGATGCCATCATCTTTCAGGATAATGATTTTGAAGTATTTATCGATCCTGATGGTGATACGCACCAGTATTTTGAACTGGAAATCAATGCATACAATACCATAATGGACCTGTTCATGAACAAGCCTTACCGCAATGGTGGTAACGCTTTGCTCAACTGGGATACTAAAGGCGTAAAGACCGCCGTTCATATAAACGGTACACTCAACCAGCCCAACGACGAAGACAAGGAATGGACCGTGGAAATAGCCATCCCCTTCAATGCCCTGCGCTTTTTCAACGATGTACGCCGGCCCTCCGACAGCACCATCTGGCGCATCAACTTCTCCAGGGTAGAATGGGATACCAAAGTAGAAGACAATCAGTATGTCAAACTAAAAAAGCCGGAAAACAACTGGGTATGGTCGCCACAGGAAATCATCAACATGCATGCTCCTGAAAGATGGGGATACCTGCAGTTCAGTACACAATCCACCGGAGGAAAAAGAGTCAACTTCCAGATGCCAGCCACAGAGCCTGCCAAACGTTATCTGTGGCACATCTACCATCAACAGCTGCAGTACCGGCAACGCCATGGTAAATTCGCTACCAGCCTGCAGGAGCTGAAAGTCCCCGCCAAACAAACCACTACCGACGGAGCCGTATATTCCCTGCAAATGGAAGGCATCAGCTCTCAGTTCAATGCCGGCATTCAAGGCAATACCTTCAATGGTATTATTCGTATCAACCAGGAAGGTCGTATCACCACCGAAAGAAAATAA
- a CDS encoding M13 family metallopeptidase: MRKYLLTGMSIAGMAYLSACNQGKAAADKQATPDILAANVDSTVNPAQDYFDFVNGGWIKQNPIPAEYSAWGIGNLVQEELYKRLRLINEQAAEKPGDAISHKIAAFWKSGMDSAAINAAGIKPIEEDLKAIDAVTNVQELVALAATQNIYTGAMCSPYIAQDSKNSEAMALQFYQGGLGLPNRDYYFNTDERTTKVRQAYPAHIAHMLQFTGMDASAAKTAAEGIIQLETLLAKSSRKLADLRDPEANYHKMPVTELNKIAGNIDWAAFIKQQGISKFADTIIVGQPEFYTALSAAVKSQPLSTWKNYLKWHLISSAASSLSDTIAATNFAFYNTLLKGQEKQKPRWKRVLDTEEDAIGEALGQLFVKEFFNATAKKRYENMVEDIRGALKTRIENLTWMSDSTKQKALYKLSKITKKVGYPDKWKDFSAMDIKDQSYAQNIKAARQWWHNYSVNKLGKPVDRTEWDMTPQTYNAYYNPSNNEIVLPAGIFTVPGKRDEELDDALVYGYAGASTIGHEITHGFDDEGRQFDADGNLKSWWTKEDESKFNQRAAVMVRQFDSYVVVDSQHINGKATLGENIADLGGILLGWDAFQHTEQFKKNQPIAGYTPSQRFFMGYSLGWLSHTKKEELARRVLTDVHSPAKFRVNGPFSDVDAFYKVYNVKEGNGMWRADSARVRIW, from the coding sequence ATGAGGAAATACTTGCTCACAGGCATGAGTATAGCCGGTATGGCTTATCTGAGTGCCTGCAACCAGGGAAAAGCCGCTGCCGACAAACAAGCTACCCCTGATATCCTAGCCGCCAATGTAGACAGTACTGTCAACCCCGCACAAGATTATTTTGACTTTGTCAACGGCGGATGGATCAAACAAAACCCCATACCCGCAGAATACAGCGCCTGGGGCATCGGTAACCTCGTACAGGAAGAGCTGTACAAACGCCTGCGCCTTATCAACGAACAAGCCGCAGAAAAACCAGGTGACGCCATCTCCCACAAGATAGCTGCCTTCTGGAAAAGCGGTATGGACTCCGCAGCCATCAATGCTGCCGGTATCAAACCTATTGAAGAAGATCTCAAAGCTATTGATGCCGTTACCAACGTACAGGAACTGGTAGCACTCGCCGCCACCCAGAACATCTATACCGGCGCTATGTGCAGTCCTTACATTGCTCAGGACAGCAAAAACAGCGAAGCCATGGCCCTGCAGTTTTACCAGGGTGGGCTGGGACTCCCCAACCGCGACTATTACTTCAACACCGATGAGCGCACCACTAAGGTAAGACAGGCTTATCCTGCTCATATCGCCCATATGCTGCAATTCACCGGTATGGATGCCAGCGCCGCCAAAACAGCCGCTGAAGGCATTATACAGCTGGAAACCCTGCTGGCCAAATCCAGCCGTAAGCTGGCCGACCTGCGCGATCCGGAAGCCAATTACCACAAAATGCCGGTAACAGAGCTGAATAAAATAGCCGGTAATATCGACTGGGCCGCCTTCATCAAACAACAAGGCATTAGTAAGTTTGCTGACACCATCATTGTTGGTCAGCCTGAATTCTATACCGCCCTCAGTGCTGCCGTTAAATCGCAGCCCCTCAGCACCTGGAAAAACTATCTTAAATGGCACCTGATCAGCAGCGCCGCTTCATCGCTTAGCGACACCATCGCGGCTACTAACTTCGCTTTCTACAACACCCTGCTCAAAGGTCAGGAGAAACAGAAACCCCGCTGGAAGCGCGTGCTGGACACTGAAGAAGATGCCATCGGCGAAGCCCTGGGCCAGCTGTTCGTAAAAGAATTCTTCAATGCTACCGCCAAAAAAAGATATGAAAACATGGTGGAGGATATCCGCGGCGCCCTCAAAACACGCATCGAAAACCTCACCTGGATGAGCGACAGCACCAAACAGAAAGCACTGTACAAACTGTCGAAGATCACCAAAAAAGTAGGTTACCCTGATAAATGGAAAGACTTCTCCGCAATGGACATCAAAGACCAGTCCTATGCCCAGAATATCAAAGCAGCCCGTCAATGGTGGCATAACTACTCCGTCAACAAACTGGGTAAACCCGTAGACCGCACCGAATGGGACATGACTCCACAGACGTATAACGCCTACTACAACCCCAGCAACAACGAAATCGTACTGCCCGCCGGTATCTTCACCGTTCCCGGTAAACGCGATGAAGAACTGGATGACGCCCTCGTATACGGCTATGCCGGCGCCTCCACCATCGGCCACGAAATCACCCATGGCTTCGATGACGAAGGCCGTCAATTTGATGCAGACGGTAACCTGAAAAGCTGGTGGACCAAAGAAGATGAAAGCAAATTCAATCAGCGTGCAGCCGTGATGGTTAGACAATTCGACAGCTATGTAGTGGTAGATAGCCAGCACATCAATGGTAAAGCCACCCTTGGCGAAAACATCGCCGACCTCGGCGGTATCCTCCTCGGATGGGATGCCTTCCAACATACCGAACAATTCAAAAAGAACCAACCTATCGCCGGATATACGCCGTCACAGCGCTTCTTCATGGGTTACTCCCTGGGATGGCTGAGCCATACCAAAAAAGAAGAGCTCGCCCGTCGTGTACTCACCGACGTTCACTCACCTGCTAAATTCAGAGTGAACGGACCTTTCAGCGATGTAGACGCTTTTTATAAAGTGTATAACGTGAAAGAAGGTAACGGTATGTGGAGAGCAGATAGCGCGCGCGTCAGAATTTGGTAA
- a CDS encoding DUF5009 domain-containing protein, with translation MINKLSTGRILSIDAFRGITILVMIFVNSVAGVQDIPAWMQHAHAEEDRMTFVDVVFPAFLFIVGMSIPFAINSRLAKGDSFWQLQRHILWRTLGLLVLGVFMVNTGGLNAAATGISVAVWALLFYVSVVLVWNVYTFKKSWITWCFKGAGIICLIVLGCIYRGGEDGSRHLTPQWWGILGLIGWAYFYACVVYQLFKGNSSAIFLMIAACTGFYILCQQPFMKEGALNWLTSQEGNAAHLSIVLCGMLLTLFYFDEDLGLNGSRLVSRITGFALMLALAALWLRPSFRISKIHATPSWCLFSAAICVVVFSLLYFLIDVKRVSRWTSFFRPAGSNPLLTYILPDIVYFGMIALGLSLPAVLQQGLPGIIWCMCFAVAMLFVVKGLNKLRIRLQL, from the coding sequence ATGATCAACAAACTATCCACCGGTCGTATTTTATCTATTGATGCTTTTCGCGGCATTACCATTCTGGTGATGATCTTTGTAAACAGTGTAGCGGGTGTACAGGATATTCCTGCATGGATGCAGCATGCACATGCAGAGGAAGACAGGATGACTTTTGTAGATGTAGTGTTTCCGGCATTTTTATTCATAGTAGGTATGTCGATCCCTTTTGCGATCAACAGCAGGCTGGCCAAAGGCGACAGCTTCTGGCAGCTGCAGCGGCATATCCTGTGGCGTACACTGGGACTGCTGGTGCTGGGCGTGTTTATGGTGAATACCGGCGGGTTGAATGCTGCTGCTACCGGCATCAGCGTGGCCGTGTGGGCATTGTTGTTTTATGTAAGTGTGGTGCTGGTATGGAACGTATACACGTTCAAAAAAAGCTGGATAACGTGGTGCTTCAAAGGAGCTGGCATCATATGCCTGATCGTGCTGGGTTGTATATACCGTGGTGGTGAAGATGGGAGCCGTCACCTTACACCGCAGTGGTGGGGTATCCTGGGGCTCATCGGCTGGGCATATTTTTATGCCTGTGTGGTGTACCAGTTGTTCAAAGGCAACTCCAGTGCTATCTTCCTGATGATCGCTGCATGTACCGGGTTTTATATTTTATGTCAACAACCATTTATGAAAGAAGGAGCCTTGAACTGGCTTACTTCCCAGGAAGGCAATGCTGCGCACCTTTCCATTGTGTTGTGCGGAATGCTGCTTACCTTATTTTATTTTGATGAAGACCTTGGTCTGAATGGAAGCCGATTGGTTTCGAGGATAACAGGTTTTGCGCTGATGTTGGCGCTGGCTGCGTTGTGGCTGCGTCCTTCCTTCAGGATATCCAAGATTCATGCAACGCCCAGCTGGTGCCTGTTCAGCGCCGCTATCTGTGTGGTGGTGTTCTCACTTTTGTATTTTTTAATAGATGTAAAACGCGTCAGCAGATGGACTTCTTTCTTCCGGCCTGCCGGTTCTAATCCTTTGCTGACCTACATACTGCCTGATATTGTTTATTTCGGGATGATCGCATTAGGTCTAAGTCTGCCGGCTGTTTTACAACAAGGCCTTCCCGGAATTATCTGGTGTATGTGTTTTGCGGTGGCCATGTTATTTGTGGTAAAAGGACTCAATAAACTGCGTATCCGCCTGCAACTGTAA
- a CDS encoding monovalent cation:proton antiporter-2 (CPA2) family protein, giving the protein MNQHSLLFQSMVYLAAAIVFVPLAKKMGLGAVLGYLIAGVIIGPSLLGFIGKEGEDIMHFAEFGVVMMLFLIGMELEPTLLWRLRTSILGLGGLQVLGSAAAIAGLAYLLGQPFNASLALGMILSLSSTAIVLQTLNEKGWMNTAAGQSSFSVLLFQDIAVIPMLAIFPLLATHAAAAPELHEHSLRDDLPAWGQTLVVLGAVAAIIIAGRYLVNPLMRIIARTRVRELFTATALLMVVAIAVLMNLVGLSSALGAFLGGVVLANSEYRHELESDIEPFKGLLLGLFFIAVGASIDFSLILQEPLLIFGLVIGLMLVKAIVLLILGKIFKLSTDQNLLFAFALADIGEFAFVLLSFSSQVRLLDEKLTAMLTAIVAISMALTPLIMLLYEKVVQPRFTRQASDQEERSSDEINEKNPVIIAGFGRFGSMTGRFIRANGIKCTILDLDSDRVDALHNLGIKVYYGDASRYDLLVAAGANDAKLLIVATDNFDQTRQIVELARKYFPHLQLLVRAQQVEDTFDLMDLGVLHIYRETVDTSLRMGVDALRMLGARAYHSERAARTFFRQDEQTLKSLSALRDDKKQYVNSMRERIEEMEKLISSDRIKTWLDEGQGWDAETIRDEVRGEPET; this is encoded by the coding sequence ATGAATCAACATTCCCTTTTATTTCAGTCGATGGTATACCTGGCTGCTGCTATTGTATTTGTGCCCCTTGCTAAAAAGATGGGGCTGGGTGCAGTGTTGGGGTATCTCATCGCGGGTGTGATCATAGGACCTTCTTTACTGGGATTCATTGGCAAGGAGGGTGAGGATATTATGCATTTTGCGGAGTTCGGGGTGGTGATGATGTTGTTTCTGATTGGGATGGAGCTGGAGCCAACGCTGTTGTGGCGGTTACGTACATCCATATTGGGGCTGGGAGGGCTTCAGGTGCTGGGGAGTGCCGCTGCCATTGCCGGTTTGGCTTATCTGTTGGGCCAGCCGTTTAATGCGTCGCTGGCATTGGGTATGATCCTGTCGTTATCCTCCACGGCTATTGTTTTACAGACGCTTAATGAAAAAGGGTGGATGAACACAGCAGCAGGACAGAGCTCTTTCTCCGTATTACTTTTCCAGGATATTGCCGTGATCCCCATGCTGGCCATTTTTCCGTTGCTGGCCACTCATGCAGCTGCAGCACCGGAGCTGCATGAACACTCTCTTCGTGACGACCTGCCCGCCTGGGGCCAGACCCTGGTAGTATTGGGGGCCGTTGCCGCCATTATCATCGCCGGCAGGTACCTTGTAAATCCGCTGATGCGAATCATTGCCCGTACGCGGGTACGTGAACTATTTACCGCCACGGCCCTGCTGATGGTGGTAGCCATTGCGGTGCTGATGAACCTTGTAGGACTCAGTTCCGCGCTGGGCGCCTTTCTGGGCGGTGTGGTACTGGCCAACAGTGAATACCGGCACGAACTGGAGAGTGACATAGAACCCTTCAAAGGCCTCTTACTGGGATTGTTTTTTATTGCCGTAGGAGCCTCTATTGATTTTTCGCTGATACTGCAGGAACCCTTGCTGATATTCGGGCTGGTGATTGGACTTATGCTGGTGAAAGCCATTGTGCTGCTGATACTGGGGAAGATCTTCAAGCTAAGTACAGACCAGAACCTGTTGTTTGCCTTTGCCCTGGCGGACATTGGTGAGTTTGCCTTTGTGCTGTTGTCTTTCAGCAGCCAGGTAAGACTGCTGGATGAAAAGCTGACAGCGATGCTCACGGCTATTGTTGCCATCAGTATGGCCCTCACACCATTGATTATGCTATTGTATGAAAAGGTGGTACAGCCACGGTTTACCCGCCAGGCATCCGACCAGGAGGAAAGGTCTTCTGATGAAATCAATGAGAAAAATCCGGTGATCATTGCAGGCTTTGGCCGCTTTGGCAGCATGACAGGCCGTTTTATTCGGGCTAATGGTATCAAATGTACTATCCTGGACCTGGATTCCGACAGGGTGGATGCGCTGCACAACCTGGGCATCAAAGTATATTACGGTGATGCCTCCCGTTATGATCTGCTGGTGGCTGCCGGGGCCAACGATGCCAAACTGCTGATTGTAGCCACCGACAACTTTGATCAGACCCGGCAGATTGTGGAGCTGGCCCGTAAATATTTCCCGCATCTGCAGCTGCTGGTAAGGGCCCAGCAGGTAGAAGATACCTTTGACCTGATGGACCTGGGCGTATTACATATTTACCGGGAGACGGTAGACACCTCGCTGCGTATGGGCGTAGATGCCTTGCGGATGCTGGGAGCGCGGGCCTACCACAGTGAGCGGGCGGCACGGACATTTTTCCGTCAGGATGAGCAGACGCTGAAAAGCCTTTCTGCTCTTCGTGATGACAAGAAACAATATGTCAACAGCATGAGGGAGCGGATCGAAGAAATGGAAAAGCTCATTTCTTCCGACCGTATCAAAACCTGGCTGGATGAGGGGCAGGGCTGGGATGCAGAGACTATCCGTGATGAAGTCCGTGGTGAGCCGGAAACGTGA
- a CDS encoding NAD(P)H-dependent oxidoreductase, which yields MARVLINFAHPALEKSRVQAQLLTAIKGMPGITFNDLYEQYPEMDININREQHLLEKHDIILMQHPFYWYSAPAIVKQWLDLVLEHGWAYGHTGKALKGKYFTNVISAGGAESAYHKEGKHQYSVRQFLAPFTQTAVLCNMQYAAPYLIYGVHRMDIADIREEAKRYRQMLEMLRDDKIDLSVLPQLTYMNEALQLPSQTQ from the coding sequence ATGGCCAGGGTATTAATCAATTTTGCGCATCCGGCGCTGGAGAAGTCGAGAGTGCAGGCACAGCTGCTGACCGCTATCAAAGGGATGCCGGGCATCACCTTTAATGATCTGTACGAACAGTATCCGGAAATGGATATCAATATTAACAGGGAGCAGCATTTGCTCGAAAAGCATGATATCATTCTGATGCAGCATCCTTTTTATTGGTACAGCGCCCCTGCCATTGTAAAGCAGTGGCTGGACCTGGTGCTGGAGCATGGATGGGCCTATGGTCATACCGGCAAAGCCCTGAAAGGGAAATATTTTACCAATGTTATTTCCGCCGGTGGTGCTGAAAGTGCTTATCATAAAGAGGGAAAACATCAATATTCTGTCCGCCAGTTTCTGGCACCTTTTACTCAAACAGCCGTGCTGTGCAACATGCAATATGCGGCACCCTATCTGATCTATGGCGTGCACCGGATGGATATTGCAGACATCCGGGAGGAAGCCAAACGATACCGCCAGATGCTGGAGATGCTGCGGGACGATAAAATTGACTTATCCGTCCTGCCACAGCTGACCTATATGAACGAAGCCCTTCAACTTCCATCACAAACCCAATAA
- a CDS encoding chloride channel protein, whose translation MSQFSRIRKHHSFFRFKRDFEQFSVRKAKSYELILHWLHNNLTRNQFLLLSGILVGCTAGLAGVVLKMLVHYIHYVITYKVHFGTQVIFYVVFPFLGIVLTTLIVIFFFKGQSRKGIPAILHEIAQNSSLIPPVKMYSQILQSAITVGLGGSAGLESPIAVTGAALGSNYARTYSLGYKERTLLLAAGATAGIAAAFNAPIAGMMFAFEILLTGVVFSDFMPLIVAAVCGSLLSKIILQEEVLFHFESRTPFNYHNVPFYIVLGLLCGFYARYFVVLSHKVEHFFKRLSWSPLQRAMLGGVLVSFLCVALPPLFGEGYAAVKSLASGHGETILQNSFFGYLPPQSWMLLVFTGCVCLLKAFATSITIQSGGNGGNFAPSLFAGGFLGFFFAMLCSEIGLKDVPVTNLVIVGMAGVMSGVMYAPLTAIFLIAESSSGYDLFIPLMIVATTSYLMAKWFSPISPEIKLLAEEGKVFTKAHDSNILLMLKLEELVERDIQQIDINSNLRELIEIVKQGQHNIIAVVNAQQVLEGVITLDDIRPILFSPELYDTVTVKKLMKAPPAVVSLKENITLVLKKFDEAHVWSLPVVQDKQLIGFISKSSILSKYRLLLQEYSEG comes from the coding sequence ATGAGTCAATTTAGCCGTATCCGGAAACATCATAGCTTTTTCAGGTTTAAGAGAGATTTTGAGCAATTCAGCGTCAGAAAAGCCAAAAGCTATGAGTTAATCCTGCATTGGCTGCATAACAACCTGACCCGTAATCAATTCCTGTTACTCTCCGGTATTCTGGTAGGTTGTACCGCAGGACTGGCAGGTGTGGTGCTGAAGATGCTGGTACACTATATTCACTATGTTATTACCTACAAAGTACATTTCGGCACGCAGGTCATTTTTTATGTTGTATTTCCCTTCCTGGGAATAGTATTGACCACCCTGATCGTCATCTTTTTCTTTAAAGGCCAGTCTCGTAAAGGGATTCCGGCCATCCTTCATGAGATAGCCCAGAATTCGAGTCTGATCCCGCCGGTAAAAATGTACTCCCAGATTCTGCAAAGTGCCATCACTGTTGGGCTGGGCGGTTCCGCCGGACTGGAGAGCCCTATAGCCGTCACCGGTGCGGCCCTGGGTTCCAACTACGCCAGGACCTATTCCCTGGGATATAAAGAGCGGACATTGCTGCTGGCCGCCGGCGCCACTGCCGGTATTGCCGCTGCTTTTAATGCGCCCATAGCCGGGATGATGTTTGCATTCGAAATCCTGTTGACCGGCGTGGTGTTTTCAGATTTTATGCCACTGATCGTAGCCGCGGTTTGTGGTAGCCTGCTCTCCAAGATTATCTTACAGGAAGAGGTGCTGTTTCACTTTGAATCCCGGACACCTTTCAACTATCATAACGTTCCTTTTTATATTGTACTGGGCCTGCTGTGTGGATTTTATGCCCGCTATTTTGTGGTGCTGTCACATAAGGTGGAACATTTCTTCAAACGCCTTTCCTGGAGTCCATTACAGAGGGCCATGCTGGGCGGGGTGCTGGTATCATTTCTTTGTGTGGCGCTACCTCCCTTGTTCGGGGAAGGTTATGCTGCTGTGAAGTCATTGGCTAGTGGTCATGGTGAAACGATTCTTCAAAACAGCTTCTTTGGCTACCTACCGCCACAAAGCTGGATGCTGCTGGTTTTTACTGGCTGTGTTTGTTTGCTGAAGGCTTTTGCCACTTCTATCACTATCCAGAGCGGGGGTAATGGCGGTAATTTTGCACCGTCGCTGTTTGCCGGTGGCTTTCTGGGCTTTTTCTTTGCGATGCTTTGTTCGGAGATAGGGCTGAAAGATGTGCCGGTCACTAATCTGGTGATAGTAGGCATGGCTGGCGTGATGTCGGGTGTGATGTATGCCCCGCTGACGGCCATTTTCCTGATAGCGGAATCCAGCTCCGGTTATGATTTGTTTATTCCGCTGATGATCGTTGCCACCACCTCGTACCTGATGGCTAAATGGTTTTCACCCATCTCTCCGGAAATCAAACTACTGGCTGAGGAGGGGAAAGTGTTTACCAAAGCGCACGACAGCAATATCCTGCTGATGTTGAAGCTGGAGGAACTGGTAGAAAGAGATATCCAGCAGATCGATATCAACAGCAATCTGCGGGAGCTGATAGAAATAGTCAAACAAGGGCAGCATAATATTATTGCGGTCGTGAATGCGCAGCAGGTGCTGGAAGGGGTCATCACCCTGGATGATATCCGTCCTATTCTGTTCAGCCCGGAACTATACGATACTGTCACTGTTAAGAAATTAATGAAAGCTCCGCCGGCAGTAGTATCTTTAAAAGAGAATATTACGCTGGTACTCAAAAAATTTGACGAGGCACATGTATGGAGTTTACCAGTGGTGCAGGATAAGCAGCTGATCGGGTTTATCTCCAAATCAAGTATCCTTAGTAAGTACCGATTGTTATTACAGGAATATTCCGAAGGATAG
- a CDS encoding transglutaminase-like domain-containing protein, producing MSLLTLLPLAPYINRFIPPIVAGGFHIDLVVSTIISILLVYALRWVFQPLVIPAFLLVCSLLLINKYRDSYTFSNVLNDYKGMVQGNWGTKDSKQLDILSLYPRRVESYRDKTVRGMREKVNYQDSVVRNFSVKHSLDYYDEYFYKYGKITRFLSLFRYINHNFKYVLDSRRDEYFATPQETIQNGLGGDCDDHSILMTSCLQSVGARCRIVLIKGHAYPELYCGSKDDFEIMKQAIVTLFPKPIIKELYYHELKGEYWINLDYTARHPGGPYMNDKVYALIEL from the coding sequence TTGAGCCTCTTGACGTTGTTACCACTTGCACCTTATATAAACCGGTTCATCCCGCCTATCGTGGCAGGAGGGTTCCATATTGACCTGGTAGTTTCTACCATCATCAGTATCCTGCTGGTATATGCTCTCAGATGGGTTTTCCAGCCACTGGTCATACCCGCATTTCTGCTGGTATGCAGCTTGCTGCTGATCAACAAATACCGGGACAGCTATACCTTTTCCAATGTACTGAACGATTACAAAGGGATGGTGCAGGGCAACTGGGGCACCAAAGACAGCAAACAACTCGACATCCTCAGCTTGTACCCCCGCAGGGTAGAGAGCTACCGCGATAAAACCGTAAGAGGCATGCGGGAGAAGGTCAACTATCAGGATTCTGTAGTCCGCAACTTCTCCGTAAAACATTCGCTGGATTATTATGACGAGTATTTTTATAAATATGGGAAGATTACCCGCTTCCTGTCACTTTTCCGTTATATCAACCATAATTTCAAATATGTGCTCGACTCCCGCAGGGACGAATATTTTGCCACCCCTCAGGAAACCATCCAGAATGGACTGGGAGGTGATTGCGATGACCACTCTATTCTGATGACCTCCTGTCTGCAGTCTGTCGGGGCCCGCTGCCGTATAGTACTCATCAAAGGCCATGCATATCCTGAACTGTATTGCGGCAGCAAAGATGATTTCGAGATTATGAAGCAGGCCATCGTGACTCTTTTTCCCAAACCCATCATCAAGGAGCTTTATTATCACGAATTAAAAGGCGAGTACTGGATCAACCTGGATTATACCGCCCGGCATCCCGGCGGACCATACATGAACGATAAAGTTTATGCGTTGATTGAGCTGTGA